From Phenylobacterium montanum, the proteins below share one genomic window:
- a CDS encoding GNAT family N-acetyltransferase, with translation MMLRRARLEDMAALARLHRKAMRETLTFLPELHTAEEDQAFFEDQLFPNNEVWMVEEDGRPLGYAAHSPGWLNHLYVHPSHQGRGVAGALLAQVMADDDHLQLWAFQKNDRARTFYERRGFVLERLTDGEHNEEHEPDALYIWTRPAE, from the coding sequence ATGATGCTGCGTCGCGCCAGGCTGGAGGACATGGCCGCCCTGGCGCGGCTGCACCGCAAGGCCATGCGCGAGACCCTGACCTTCCTGCCCGAACTGCACACGGCGGAGGAAGACCAGGCCTTTTTCGAGGACCAGCTCTTCCCCAACAACGAGGTCTGGATGGTCGAGGAGGACGGCAGGCCCCTGGGCTACGCCGCCCACAGCCCCGGCTGGCTGAACCACCTCTACGTCCACCCCAGCCATCAGGGCCGCGGCGTCGCCGGCGCCCTGCTGGCCCAGGTCATGGCGGACGATGATCATCTGCAGCTCTGGGCGTTCCAGAAGAACGACCGCGCCCGCACCTTCTACGAGCGCCGCGGTTTCGTGCTGGAGCGCCTGACCGACGGCGAGCACAACGAGGAGCACGAGCCGGACGCCCTCTATATCTGGACCCGTCCGGCGGAATAA
- the argC gene encoding N-acetyl-gamma-glutamyl-phosphate reductase, translating into MAPKVFIDGEAGTTGLQIRARLERREDLRLVSIDPERRKDPAARAEMLNGADLVILCLPDDAAREAVALIDNPAVKVVDASTAHRTASDWSFGFPEFAPGQRAAVAGAKRVSNPGCYSTGAIALLAPLVRGGLVPAGWPVTINAVSGYSGGGKAMIAEFEDETLPGHTKVPYRIYAMGLEHKHVPEIQKHAGLAHRPLFTPAVGRYAQGMIVEVPLQLWAMPERPAPADLHAALAKAYDGERFVEVASLEEVAGLKTLDPEGLNGTNRMKLYVFGNASAGQARLVALLDNLGKGASGAAVQNLNLMLGLDEGAGLS; encoded by the coding sequence ATGGCCCCCAAGGTGTTCATCGATGGCGAAGCCGGCACCACCGGCCTGCAGATCCGCGCCCGGCTGGAGCGCCGCGAGGATCTGCGCCTGGTCTCGATCGACCCCGAGCGGCGCAAGGACCCGGCCGCCCGCGCCGAGATGCTGAACGGCGCCGACCTGGTCATCCTGTGCCTGCCGGACGATGCGGCGCGGGAAGCCGTCGCCCTGATCGACAACCCGGCGGTCAAGGTGGTGGACGCCTCGACCGCGCACCGCACCGCGTCCGACTGGTCGTTCGGCTTCCCCGAGTTCGCCCCCGGCCAGCGGGCCGCGGTCGCAGGGGCCAAGCGCGTGTCGAACCCCGGCTGCTATTCCACGGGCGCCATCGCGCTGCTGGCCCCCTTGGTCCGCGGGGGCCTGGTCCCGGCGGGCTGGCCGGTGACGATCAACGCCGTCTCCGGCTATTCCGGCGGCGGCAAGGCCATGATCGCCGAGTTCGAGGATGAGACCTTGCCGGGCCACACCAAGGTTCCCTACCGCATCTACGCCATGGGCCTGGAGCACAAGCACGTGCCCGAGATCCAGAAGCACGCCGGGCTGGCTCACCGACCGCTGTTCACCCCCGCCGTCGGCCGCTACGCCCAGGGCATGATCGTCGAGGTCCCGTTGCAGCTCTGGGCCATGCCGGAGCGCCCGGCGCCGGCCGATCTGCACGCGGCCCTGGCCAAGGCCTATGACGGCGAGCGCTTCGTCGAGGTCGCTTCACTGGAAGAGGTCGCCGGTCTCAAGACCCTGGACCCCGAGGGCCTGAACGGGACCAACCGCATGAAGCTCTACGTGTTCGGCAACGCATCTGCCGGCCAGGCGCGGTTGGTGGCCCTGCTCGACAACCTCGGCAAGGGCGCCTCAGGCGCGGCGGTGCAGAACCTGAACCTGATGCTGGGGCTGGACGAGGGGGCGGGGCTCTCATGA
- the rpsI gene encoding 30S ribosomal protein S9, producing the protein MAEGLEALQSLSSNPAPEAVVREPQIDAQGRAYATGKRKNAIARVWIKPGKGTITINGRDQEVYFARPVLRMMIAQPLQIADRLGQFDVTVTVEGSGLSGQAGAVRHGLSKALTYYEPGLRAVLKPHGFLTRDSRVVERKKYGKAKARRSFQFSKR; encoded by the coding sequence ATGGCCGAAGGTCTCGAGGCTCTTCAGAGCCTGTCTTCCAACCCCGCGCCCGAAGCCGTCGTCCGCGAACCGCAGATCGACGCCCAAGGGCGCGCCTACGCCACCGGCAAGCGCAAGAACGCCATCGCCCGCGTGTGGATCAAGCCCGGCAAGGGCACGATCACCATCAACGGCCGCGACCAGGAGGTCTATTTCGCCCGCCCCGTGCTGCGGATGATGATCGCCCAGCCGCTGCAGATCGCCGACCGTCTCGGCCAGTTCGACGTCACCGTGACCGTCGAAGGCTCGGGCCTGTCGGGCCAGGCCGGCGCCGTGCGCCACGGCCTGTCCAAGGCCCTGACCTATTACGAGCCGGGCCTGCGCGCCGTCCTGAAGCCGCACGGCTTCCTGACCCGCGACAGCCGCGTCGTCGAGCGTAAGAAGTACGGCAAGGCCAAGGCCCGCCGCAGCTTCCAGTTCTCGAAGCGCTGA
- the rplM gene encoding 50S ribosomal protein L13 gives MTTKTTASLKPADVEKKWIVIDAQDAVVGRLASFIAMRLRGKHRSDYTPHVDCGDYVVVVNADKVKFTGRKLAQKTYYWHTGHPGGIKERTAGKILGGRFPERVLEKAVERMLPKESPLARQQLTHLRVFAGPSHTHEAQQPEAVDFKSFNTKNARSQ, from the coding sequence ATGACGACCAAGACCACGGCCTCGCTGAAGCCGGCGGACGTCGAGAAGAAGTGGATCGTGATCGACGCCCAGGACGCCGTGGTCGGCCGTCTCGCTTCGTTCATCGCCATGCGTCTTCGCGGCAAGCACCGCTCGGACTACACCCCCCACGTCGATTGCGGCGACTATGTCGTCGTGGTCAACGCCGACAAGGTGAAGTTCACCGGCCGCAAGCTGGCCCAGAAGACCTACTACTGGCACACCGGCCATCCGGGCGGCATCAAGGAACGCACCGCGGGCAAGATCCTGGGCGGCCGCTTCCCCGAGCGCGTCCTGGAAAAGGCCGTCGAGCGCATGCTGCCCAAGGAAAGCCCGCTGGCCCGCCAGCAACTGACCCACCTGCGCGTCTTCGCCGGTCCCTCCCACACTCATGAAGCTCAGCAGCCCGAAGCGGTCGACTTCAAGAGCTTCAACACCAAGAACGCGCGGAGCCAATAA
- a CDS encoding COX15/CtaA family protein has protein sequence MTSFLRTDRSRTAAVWLFCIAALVLAMVVVGGATRLTGSGLSITEWKPVSGVIPPLSHEAWMAEFRNYQQIPQYRFVNQGMTLAQFQGIFWWEWAHRLLGRMVGVVFFLPFVVLLALRRLPPRLIWRCVGLFVLGGLQGLLGWLMVSSGLGGPQNHENLVHVAPEMLAAHQGLALIIFCAAIWTGWEAWAGQARASRPGGWGPATAALATLVYIQCLLGALVAGNKAGQVYNDWPRMNGAWFPRSYVLGGLWRTLTRSQAAVQFNHRIGAYLVLILALSLAVAAARSRYLAGNFRAMALFTGALVLAQACLGVATLMLAAPLAFSLAHQLLAALVLGAAVTLAWRAARLS, from the coding sequence ATGACCTCGTTCCTGAGAACCGACCGCTCGCGCACGGCGGCTGTCTGGCTGTTCTGCATCGCCGCCCTGGTCCTGGCCATGGTGGTGGTCGGCGGGGCGACCCGCCTGACCGGCTCGGGCCTTTCCATCACCGAGTGGAAGCCGGTCTCCGGCGTGATCCCGCCGCTGAGCCACGAGGCCTGGATGGCCGAGTTCCGCAACTATCAGCAGATCCCTCAGTACCGCTTCGTCAACCAGGGCATGACCCTGGCGCAGTTCCAGGGGATCTTCTGGTGGGAGTGGGCGCACCGCCTGCTGGGCCGGATGGTCGGGGTGGTGTTCTTCCTGCCCTTCGTCGTGCTCCTGGCCCTGCGCCGTCTGCCGCCGCGGCTGATCTGGCGCTGCGTCGGGTTGTTCGTGCTCGGCGGACTGCAGGGGCTTTTGGGCTGGCTGATGGTCAGCAGCGGGCTGGGCGGACCGCAGAACCACGAGAACCTGGTGCATGTGGCGCCCGAGATGCTGGCCGCCCACCAGGGCCTGGCCCTGATCATCTTCTGCGCCGCCATCTGGACCGGCTGGGAGGCCTGGGCGGGGCAGGCGAGGGCGTCCCGGCCCGGCGGCTGGGGACCGGCGACGGCGGCCCTGGCGACGCTGGTCTACATCCAATGCCTGCTCGGCGCCCTGGTTGCTGGCAACAAGGCGGGGCAGGTCTATAACGACTGGCCGCGCATGAACGGGGCCTGGTTCCCCAGAAGTTATGTGCTGGGCGGCCTCTGGCGCACCCTGACCCGCAGCCAGGCGGCGGTGCAGTTCAACCACCGCATCGGCGCCTATCTGGTGTTGATCCTGGCTCTGAGCCTCGCGGTCGCGGCGGCGCGCAGCCGCTATCTCGCCGGCAATTTCCGGGCGATGGCCCTGTTCACCGGCGCCCTGGTGTTGGCCCAGGCCTGTCTGGGCGTCGCCACCCTGATGCTGGCGGCGCCCCTGGCCTTCAGCCTGGCCCACCAGCTGCTGGCGGCGCTGGTGCTGGGCGCAGCGGTGACCCTGGCCTGGCGGGCGGCCCGGCTGAGCTGA
- a CDS encoding DUF2842 domain-containing protein, whose protein sequence is MNARTRKLIGGLGILVFLAAYVIAVVNLADHLPDNQLIKLAYYVLSGTLWGAPLIPLITWMNRGR, encoded by the coding sequence ATGAACGCGCGCACCCGCAAGCTGATCGGCGGCCTCGGCATCCTGGTCTTCCTGGCCGCCTATGTCATCGCCGTGGTCAACTTGGCCGACCACCTGCCGGACAACCAGCTGATCAAGCTGGCCTACTACGTCCTGTCAGGAACCCTCTGGGGCGCGCCCCTGATCCCCCTGATCACCTGGATGAACCGGGGGCGGTAG
- a CDS encoding SAM-dependent methyltransferase — translation MFEQSRLAAVRALAADIAGHLQGDLSLELWNGEVLPLGATARDDVRLVLRSPGAVRRLLLKPGLMSLIALYAEGEIDFSGADPLTASRRFDHLRSLRLARSVDRGLALRSALLFLLAPHERRGSAAFDADVSRKFEQGRDDRTLIAFHYDLSNAFYETFLDPQMVYSCAYFATPQTPLDQAQATKLDRICRKLRLQPGDRLLDVGCGWGALLIHAALTYGAEGHGVTLSKAQFDYAQARIAKLGLADRVRIELRDYRSVDAPEAYDKIAQVGMFEHVGLDNHDRHFRQMRGLLRPRGLYLHHAITRRATPDIRKFRRMTHYQKVISRFIFPGGELDHIGLTVTNLERHGFEVHDVEAMREHYQLTLEHWLARLYARQESAAAEVGRVRMRMCLLFFAIFARAFERGTVGVFQTLASKRAVGASGLPLARGDLA, via the coding sequence ATGTTCGAGCAATCCCGGCTCGCCGCAGTACGGGCGCTGGCGGCCGATATAGCCGGGCATTTGCAGGGAGACCTGAGCCTTGAGCTCTGGAATGGCGAGGTGTTGCCGCTGGGCGCCACTGCGCGAGACGACGTGCGCCTGGTGCTGCGCTCACCCGGCGCGGTGCGCCGCCTGCTGCTCAAGCCCGGCCTGATGTCGTTGATCGCGCTCTATGCCGAGGGCGAGATCGACTTCTCCGGCGCCGATCCGCTGACGGCCTCGCGGCGCTTCGATCATTTGCGCTCGCTGCGCCTGGCCCGGAGCGTGGACAGGGGCCTGGCGCTGCGCAGCGCCCTGCTGTTCCTGCTGGCCCCGCACGAGCGCCGGGGCTCTGCGGCCTTCGACGCGGACGTCAGCCGAAAATTCGAACAGGGGCGCGACGACCGCACCCTGATCGCCTTCCATTACGACCTGTCCAACGCCTTCTACGAGACCTTCCTGGATCCGCAGATGGTCTATTCCTGCGCCTATTTCGCGACGCCGCAGACGCCGCTCGACCAGGCCCAGGCGACCAAGCTCGACCGGATCTGCCGAAAGCTGCGCCTTCAACCCGGTGACCGGCTGTTGGATGTCGGCTGCGGCTGGGGCGCCCTTCTGATCCACGCAGCTCTTACCTACGGCGCGGAAGGGCACGGGGTGACCCTGTCCAAGGCCCAGTTCGACTACGCCCAGGCCAGGATCGCCAAATTGGGCCTGGCGGACCGGGTCAGGATCGAACTCAGGGACTACCGCTCGGTCGACGCCCCAGAAGCCTATGACAAGATCGCCCAGGTGGGCATGTTCGAGCATGTCGGCCTGGACAATCACGACCGGCACTTCCGGCAGATGCGGGGTCTCCTGCGCCCACGCGGCCTGTACCTGCACCACGCCATCACCCGCCGGGCCACGCCGGATATCCGCAAGTTCCGCCGCATGACCCACTATCAGAAGGTCATCTCCCGCTTCATTTTTCCCGGCGGCGAACTTGACCATATCGGCCTGACCGTGACCAACCTCGAGCGCCATGGCTTCGAGGTTCATGACGTCGAGGCCATGCGCGAGCACTATCAGCTGACCCTGGAACACTGGCTGGCCCGCCTCTATGCCCGCCAGGAAAGCGCCGCCGCCGAGGTCGGCCGTGTGCGGATGCGGATGTGCCTGCTGTTCTTCGCCATCTTCGCCCGCGCCTTCGAACGCGGCACGGTCGGGGTGTTCCAGACCCTGGCCTCCAAGCGCGCGGTGGGAGCGTCGGGACTGCCGTTGGCTAGGGGCGACCTGGCGTAA
- a CDS encoding MerR family transcriptional regulator: MAKGPDAFRTITEAAEELGVPQHVLRFWETRFSFIRPMKRAGGRRFYRPHDLALLRGVRRLLHDEGYTIKGVQRLHREQGAARLVAAGGGEAGASDLPFDEAVAGPAPQRARLAAALEALEAAKARLDAALATTRR, encoded by the coding sequence GTGGCCAAGGGTCCGGACGCGTTTCGCACCATCACCGAGGCCGCCGAGGAGCTCGGCGTGCCGCAGCATGTGCTGCGGTTCTGGGAGACCAGGTTTTCCTTTATCCGCCCGATGAAACGGGCCGGAGGGCGGCGTTTCTATCGCCCGCACGACCTCGCCTTGCTGCGCGGCGTTCGCCGCCTGCTGCACGACGAGGGCTACACCATCAAGGGCGTGCAGCGGCTGCACCGGGAGCAGGGCGCGGCGCGTCTGGTGGCGGCGGGCGGCGGCGAGGCCGGCGCATCCGATCTTCCGTTCGACGAGGCAGTTGCGGGGCCTGCGCCCCAACGCGCGCGGCTGGCTGCGGCGCTGGAGGCGCTGGAGGCCGCCAAGGCCCGCCTGGACGCGGCTTTGGCGACGACCAGGCGCTGA
- a CDS encoding integration host factor subunit alpha: MSGETLTRADLCEAVHEEVGLTRLDCAGLVERTLDLIAETLEQGETVKLSGFGVFQVRAKRARMGRNPKTGEPAPIEPRRVIGFRASHVMKARVDEGLGG, from the coding sequence ATGAGCGGTGAGACCCTGACGCGGGCGGACCTCTGCGAAGCGGTGCACGAGGAGGTCGGGCTCACCCGTCTGGATTGCGCCGGCCTGGTCGAGCGCACCCTGGACCTGATCGCCGAAACCCTGGAGCAGGGCGAAACGGTCAAGCTTTCCGGCTTCGGCGTCTTCCAGGTTCGCGCTAAGCGCGCCCGCATGGGCCGCAACCCCAAGACCGGCGAACCGGCGCCGATCGAGCCGCGCAGGGTGATCGGATTTCGGGCCAGCCACGTGATGAAGGCCCGGGTCGACGAGGGCCTCGGGGGCTGA
- a CDS encoding beta-ketoacyl-ACP synthase III yields MSSVLRSAVTGVGGYLPEDVVTNHDLAKIVHTSDEWIVERTGIRQRRKAAPEQGASDLAVEAAKRALDAAGRTPAEIDLIIVATTTPDLTFPATAALVQRKLGCPVGVAFDVQAVCSGFVYALSVADGFVARGLSKCALVIGAETMTRLMDWTDRGTCVLFGDGAGAVVLEPVQGQGTIEDRGLLGFALRCDGTKQDLLYVDGGPSTTGTVGHLRMQGNQVFRHAVINISEAVEAAAEAAGVPVSSVDWFIPHQANQRILEGVAKRLGIPHERVISTVAEHANTSAASIPLALAQGVADGRIKPGQMLLLEAMGGGLTWGACVIRL; encoded by the coding sequence GTGAGTTCGGTTTTGCGCAGCGCGGTCACCGGAGTGGGCGGTTATCTGCCCGAGGACGTGGTCACCAATCACGACCTGGCCAAGATCGTCCACACCAGCGACGAATGGATCGTCGAGCGCACCGGCATCCGCCAGCGCCGCAAGGCCGCGCCGGAGCAGGGCGCTTCCGACCTGGCGGTCGAGGCGGCCAAGCGCGCCCTGGACGCCGCCGGCCGCACGCCCGCCGAGATCGACCTGATCATCGTCGCCACCACCACCCCCGACCTGACCTTTCCCGCCACCGCCGCCCTGGTCCAGCGCAAGCTGGGTTGCCCGGTCGGCGTGGCTTTTGACGTCCAGGCGGTGTGCTCCGGCTTCGTCTATGCGCTGAGCGTGGCCGACGGCTTCGTGGCCCGGGGCCTTTCCAAATGCGCCCTGGTCATCGGGGCCGAGACCATGACCCGGCTGATGGACTGGACCGACCGCGGCACCTGCGTGCTGTTCGGCGACGGCGCCGGCGCGGTGGTGCTGGAGCCGGTGCAAGGGCAGGGGACCATCGAGGATCGCGGCCTCCTGGGCTTCGCCCTGCGCTGCGACGGGACCAAGCAGGACCTGCTCTATGTCGACGGCGGTCCTTCGACCACCGGCACGGTCGGCCACCTGCGCATGCAGGGCAACCAGGTTTTCCGCCACGCGGTGATCAACATCTCTGAGGCGGTGGAGGCTGCGGCTGAGGCGGCCGGCGTGCCGGTCAGTTCCGTCGACTGGTTCATTCCGCATCAGGCCAACCAGCGCATCCTTGAGGGAGTCGCCAAGCGGCTGGGCATTCCGCACGAGCGGGTGATCTCGACCGTGGCCGAGCACGCCAACACCTCGGCGGCCTCGATTCCCCTTGCGCTTGCACAGGGCGTGGCGGACGGGCGCATCAAGCCGGGCCAGATGCTGCTCTTGGAAGCCATGGGCGGCGGCCTGACCTGGGGCGCCTGCGTGATCCGTCTCTAG